A window of Fusarium fujikuroi IMI 58289 draft genome, chromosome FFUJ_chr10 genomic DNA:
TTCATTAAACTGTGAATTATATGCAAAAGTCTCCGTTAAAAGTATGTACATGAAGTATCCCAGTTCTCTCGAATATCGTAGCAGGGGAGATTTCGGCCCCAGTGCGTTCTTGGAGCCTCGATCATAAAGGAGGAGTCAAAACAGAAGGCATATCTCAGAGTAACTACAAGAAAACACCCATGAAAACGAAGATCACTGCTATAGAGCCCAGAATACCCCGTTTGTAGTGCCTAGCTTCCGCAACTACAACTTCCGGCACTGCGGGCCATTGCCGCtggctggagaagaagactgtCAAGGCACCGCATATGGCTTTGCGTGTCGACCGCTAGGAAACTTATTCTTCCCGCACTCGATTGATTCTGGTTGGGGCTGGTACTCTCGATATGAGCACCAGCGATAGGCGTGGCATCTCGGAGCGACGTAGTGACTGTTCTAACAGGTCCCGGTATCGCATGATATGCACCTCGGGTGGGAGCAAAGGAATTTACCAAGCCTTGTGATCCATGAACAGCGTTTCTGGCTGGCTCTGTAAAGGCAGTGCAAGGTGCTGTGATTCGCCATGACAACTGCAGGCGTTACAAGGTATAACATAAGTGGTCATCTCGACAGTGGGCACGGGAGGATGGGCACAAAGGTTGCAAGGCTCATAAGACAAGGTATCACAGTATTAGGTGACAGTCATGGTTGAAGGGTTGTTTTGGTCGATGATGGTGTAAGCGACTGTCGTAACCGTGGTCTCGACCAGTGCCTGTCCTAGCTTTGTAACAGATTCGATCACTGTCTCAACCGGCTGAAGGATGAGAGATTCAGTTACAAGATCCGTGGCAGTGGCTACTTGCATAGAGGGAATGGCTTCTGTGGGAATGACTGTAACTCCATCTTGCGTGGTAACCGGTACCTCAATCTCCGTGCTGGTCTCACCGGGCGAAGGAGGCTCAAGAGGCCTTGCCTATGTCAAGAATGGCTACCGTAGCCTCATCGTAAATAATAGCCCGTTCAGCTATTGACTTAGCTGGCTGCAATGGTGCATCGGGACTGGCGTCCACAACCCGATCGTCGATGCAGGCTGTGTCATGAGTATCCATGATTGCATCCATTTTCTCTCGGTGGGCCCTGTCGGCCGAGCTTCTCAATAGCTCAAACAAGATGCTGGCTAAAACTAAGCCAGCCAGAATGAACGAGCTTCATTCGTACGTTCAGTATGCGCTACCCATTCATCGGATCGCCCACTTGCGCAACCCGAACTTCGGCCGAGACGTAGATCTTCCCCAGAATTGACGTAAAGAACTCTGGGGTTGCGGGGTAAATAAGTTCGGAGACCTCGGGGGACAACAGACGAGATGCTGACACTTGATCTTGGGCTGACAGAACATGCCCCACGTCATTGGATACAACTATCCCCCTTCAAGCCTTGGGAGGACAAATCGGTAATTCTCATCTGGCGGACGTGCGCTATAAAACCTCGACAAGTCCAGACTCAAGGGTAACCTCGTTCTCAACGACCTCCGGTCTCTTGACACTGGCGACGCCTCGAGATGACCTCTCCAATCGCAGTATTTGCTATCCCGGCAGTGCTTTTAGCACTCCTCTTGCGGTTCGCCGTTCAATCTTTCCGCTCACCACTACGAACTGTGCCGGGACCTACCCTCGCCCGGTTCACAGATGGCTGGTACTTCTGGAAAGTCTGGAAAGGCTCATTCCAAGATGTAAACCTCGATCTACATAAGAAATACGGTATATTCAACCGCCGCTTTGCTTACAACATCCACTGAACGCACTGCCTTAGGGACAATTGTGCGATATGGGCCCAACCGATATAGTTTCAACGATCCCGAGGCAGCCAAGACAATCTACGGTCTGGGCACTCACTTCCCAAAGTCATCGTGGTACTCAGCCTGGTCAAGTCCTGGCGCATGGGCCATCTTCAGCGATCAGTCTATCAAACGTCACAACCAGAACCGAAAGTTATATCAAGCGACATACGCAATGTCGTCACTTGTGCACTATGAACCCTTTGTCGACGATTGTGCCGACATCTTTACTCAACGTCTCTCTGAGATGTCCAGCACCGCGACTCATTTACCTGTCGACATGCGACACTGGTTCCAGTGCTACGCATTCGATGTCATCGGTCTGATCACATATGCAAAGCGCTTCGGCTTCCTGGACAGTGGAGACGATGTTGGTAATGTCATCGGTGCTTTGGAGGACCATTTGGGTTATGCGACCCTGGTTGGCATTTTCCCAAGTCTGCATAAGTacctcttcaagatcaggaACTGGCTAGCCGGAGGGAAGGGAACAGGTCGAGCATACATCTTGAGCTTTACAAACGAGAGGATTCGTCAAGCTCAGGTGGCTCCCAAGCCCGTCGCCGCAGAGAGTGAGGTCACCATGGAAGACTTTCTCACCAAGTTCCTGGCCAAACATGCTGCCTCACCCGATGTCTTCACTCAGTATCACGTTCTCATGGGGTGCACATCTAACATGGTCGCGGGCTCTGATACAACTGCCATCAGTCTTTCAGCCGTTTTGTACTATTTGCTAAAGAACCCTGATTGCTTACAGAAGTTAAGGGCCGAGATCGACGACTTTACAGCACGAGGAGAACTATCAAAGTCCCCCACCTTTAAGGAAAGTCAGCAAATGGTCTATTTCCAAGCTGTGATCAAGGAGGCGCTGCGAATGCATCCCGCTACAGGTCTCCCACTGGAGAGAGTTGTTCCAGAGGGCGGCGCAACGATATGCGGACGATTCTTCCCAGAAGGAGTAGGTCCATGACGATAAGCTGAGAAAGTCCGTGCTGGCTGCTAACGAATGATACAGACTATTGTTGGCATCAACACATGGGTAGCGCACCGTGATACTCGGGTGTTTGGCCAAGATGCCAATTCCTTTAACCCGGACAGATGGCTCACGACTGAAAGCGAAAGGCTCTCCATGATGAACCGTTACTATATGCCTGTAAGACTCCTTCAGCTGAAGAATTCGATCATATCACTGACGAGAGACCATTTTAGTTCGGACTCGGCTCACGAAACTGTATTGGCCGACACGTCTCAATGCTTGAGATGTCAAAGTTGATCCCACGGATTATCCGCGATTTTGACTTCGGCCTTGATTCGTCGTTGCAGCACCAGAACTGGCATACTCAGAGCTATTGGTTCGTCAAGCCGTTGGACTTTAAAGTGCGCATTCAACCACGCTTTTCGGAGAAGCAGAGGGCATGAGGAAAGCGGCTTAAGTAGCAAAGGCTATAGTTATTTCCTTGGGATCCTATATCTGCACTCACGAGATAATCTTCCTCTGTTCAGTTTTGGCTCAAACATTTAGACCTTCACTGGGAACTTTAATCAAAACAACACAAAGACGTGTGCATCTTGCGAGTAACCTATGGATTCTGAAAACCTGTTGGATATTGCTAGATTACCATTGACaaagatatcttcaagaCTTTTCACGGATCAGTTTCTCTGACAGTTCCCAAAGCTTCTCCGCCTCTTCATCAGACTCAGCCTTAGGATGCGCACCGCTGCAAATCTGACAATCTTCCAAGAATACACCGTAGTTctcctttccttctcttttctcaccAGGTCCAAGTTTAGGATCTAGCGCCGCAACAACAGTGGTCGACCCCCCGGCCTGAAGGGTCTTGTACTTCACCCCTCTCTGGTTCCCAACCTTTACAATTGCCTCGCGAGCTTCGGAGGGCATGTGTCTGCTGAGTTCTGTCTCAATCCATCCTGGAAACACCGCCAGTGACAAGATCCCGTAACGCTCGTACCATCGCTTGTTTGTGCCAATGCTGAAGAGTACGTTTGCGACTTTGCTCTGGTTATACGCCTCCAGAGGGATATAGCTCAGCTCTTCCACATTAGGAGATCCCCATGCTCTATGCACTTCATAGTTGggcctctcttcttccggtaggtccttgttcttcttctcaaagttgATATCACTCCATCTCATGTACGCCCATTTTGGCGAACCGCTGGACACGTTGATGATGCGAGTTGCGCCCTTAGGGCTCTCCTCAGCAGCCCTGATAAGCTTTGGTAGAATGAGGCTGGTAAAGAGGAAGTGGCCGATATGATTGGTCGCAAAATGCATCTCAATCTTCTCCGGACTATACGTATGTTCTGGGAGGAACGCGACTCCAGCATTGTTAATGAGCAGGTCGATTTTTGGAATTTCATTCCGACCGAGAAGTTCCGCAGCAGCGGCGCGAACCGACTGTTGGCTAGAGAGGTCGAACTGGAGGACGACGTAGTTGACCTGAGGGTATAGACTCTTCATTGCGTCAACGCTTTCCTGGAGCTTGATACGAGAGCGACCGGTGACTATGAGATGCGACGGCCCCTGCGATGCCTGTAGCATGTTCTTGGTTAAAATACTGCGGATTCGTTGATCGAAAACCATATTTCTCACGTACCAAAGCTTCAGCTGTTGAGTAACCGATCCCACCTCGGTTCACTCCAGTGACCAGCACGACCTTACCAGAAATTTGGGCAGAGAAGGCTTGGGCGACCTCGAGACCCTCTGTTTCACCATTGAACTGAGAAAAGGTTGTTGCCGTCATCCTTGCGAGCAATGGgtaatgatgatgagcccGAGT
This region includes:
- a CDS encoding related to pisatin demethylase cytochrome P450 — encoded protein: MTSPIAVFAIPAVLLALLLRFAVQSFRSPLRTVPGPTLARFTDGWYFWKVWKGSFQDVNLDLHKKYGTIVRYGPNRYSFNDPEAAKTIYGLGTHFPKSSWYSAWSSPGAWAIFSDQSIKRHNQNRKLYQATYAMSSLVHYEPFVDDCADIFTQRLSEMSSTATHLPVDMRHWFQCYAFDVIGLITYAKRFGFLDSGDDVGNVIGALEDHLGYATLVGIFPSLHKYLFKIRNWLAGGKGTGRAYILSFTNERIRQAQVAPKPVAAESEVTMEDFLTKFLAKHAASPDVFTQYHVLMGCTSNMVAGSDTTAISLSAVLYYLLKNPDCLQKLRAEIDDFTARGELSKSPTFKESQQMVYFQAVIKEALRMHPATGLPLERVVPEGGATICGRFFPEGTIVGINTWVAHRDTRVFGQDANSFNPDRWLTTESERLSMMNRYYMPFGLGSRNCIGRHVSMLEMSKLIPRIIRDFDFGLDSSLQHQNWHTQSYWFVKPLDFKVRIQPRFSEKQRA
- a CDS encoding related to double substrate-specificity short chain dehydrogenase/reductase 2; the encoded protein is MTATTFSQFNGETEGLEVAQAFSAQISGKVVLVTGVNRGGIGYSTAEALASQGPSHLIVTGRSRIKLQESVDAMKSLYPQVNYVVLQFDLSSQQSVRAAAAELLGRNEIPKIDLLINNAGVAFLPEHTYSPEKIEMHFATNHIGHFLFTSLILPKLIRAAEESPKGATRIINVSSGSPKWAYMRWSDINFEKKNKDLPEEERPNYEVHRAWGSPNVEELSYIPLEAYNQSKVANVLFSIGTNKRWYERYGILSLAVFPGWIETELSRHMPSEAREAIVKVGNQRGVKYKTLQAGGSTTVVAALDPKLGPGEKREGKENYGVFLEDCQICSGAHPKAESDEEAEKLWELSEKLIREKS